In one window of Rhinopithecus roxellana isolate Shanxi Qingling chromosome 15, ASM756505v1, whole genome shotgun sequence DNA:
- the LOC104665118 gene encoding jerky protein → MSKRSEDTPVNISDKKKRKHLCLSIAQKVKLLEKLDSGVSVKHLTEEYGVGMTTIYDLKKQKDKLLKFYAESDEQILLKNRKTLHKAKNEDLDRVLKEWIRQRRSEHMPLNGVLIMKQAKIYHNELKIEGNCEYSTGWLQKFKKRHGIKFLKICGNKASAGHEAAEKFTGKFSNDDEQDGNLEEFCMSSEKKIMSDLLMYTKNIHPETVSKLEEEDIKDVFNSNNEAPVVHSLSNGEVTKMVLNQGDHDNNDNEDDNTAEKVPIDDVVKMCDGLIKGLEQHAFITEQEIMSVYKIKERLLRQKASLMRQMTLKDTFKKAIQRNASSSLQNPLLGPSTASDASSHLKIKYSVQ, encoded by the coding sequence atgtcaaaaagatCTGAAGATACCCCTGTGAATATCAGtgataagaaaaagaggaagcatTTATGTTTATCTATAGCACAGAAAGTCAAGTTGTTGGAGAAACTGGACAGTGGTGTAAGTGTGAAACATCTTACAGAAGAGTATGGTGTTGGAATGACCACCATATATGAcctgaagaaacagaaggatAAACTATTGAAGTTTTATGCTGAAAGTGATGAGCAGATActattgaaaaatagaaaaacacttcATAAAGCTAAAAATGAAGATCTTGATCGTGTATTGAAAGAGTGGATCCGTCAGCGTCGCAGTGAACACATGCCACTTAATGGTGTGCTGATCATGAAACAAGCAAAGATCTATCACAATGAACTAAAAATTGAGGGGAACTGTGAATATTCAACAGGCTGGttgcagaaatttaagaaaagacatggcattaaatttttaaagatttgtggCAATAAAGCATCTGCTGGTCATGAAGCAGCAGAGAAGTTTACTGGCAAGTTCAGTAATGATGATGAACAAGATGGTAACTTGGAAGAATTCTGTAtgtcaagtgagaaaaaaataatgtctgaCCTCCTTAtgtatacaaaaaatatacatcCAGAGACTGTCAGTAAGCTGGAAGAAGAGGATATCAAAGATGTTTTTAACAGTAATAATGAGGCTCCAGTTGTTCATTCATTGTCCAATGGTGAAGTAACAAAAATGGTTCTGAATCAAGGTGAtcatgataataatgataatgaagaTGATAACACTGCAGAAAAAGTGCCTATAGATGACGTGGTAAAAATGTGTGATGGGCTTATTAAAGGACTAGAGCAGCATGCATTCATAACAGAACAAGAAATCATGTCAGTTTATAAAATCAAGGAGAGACTTCTAAGACAAAAAGCATCATTAATGAGGCAGATGACTCtgaaagacacatttaaaaaagcCATCCAGAGGAATGCTTCTTCCTCTCTACAGAACCCACTTCTTGGTCCCTCAACTGCTTCTGATGCTTCTTctcacctaaaaataaaatacagtgtacAGTAA